Genomic window (Daucus carota subsp. sativus chromosome 5, DH1 v3.0, whole genome shotgun sequence):
CTGAATCTTGACAACTTTCCATCCTTAAACAGTGATGGTTCTGGTGATTTCACGTCCCTCTGCTCATTTAAGTAGGTAAAAATCTATGTTTGTTAAAGTGCTAATGATGTGTTTGATCTAATGTGTCTGAAAAAGGTTCCACATGAAAAAGAAGAAGGCAGATGGTTTATAGCAATACAGAAAATACTGAACCAAATGAAGGTCAGCATCATAATCCTGGTGAGTGTTTTCTCTCTACtatttataagttttagtttATTTACAGCTCCCCATTTATACATCACAAACATATTATTAAAGGTGATTTGATTAACACTCCCGGGAAACAATCATTGTATCCAtcttaaatcttttattttgttataagttttgtttattttgtgTCTTCCATCAATTCAGAGTATGGTCCATAAAGTTGCATGTTCTCACTTTAAAAATCCATTTCATTTATAATGATGATATAATGTCTGAATTTGAGCATAATTCCAAACTAATAAAGTGAAATCTGGACTTCTTCCAGGTCCACACACTAATGCTAATCTTGGTGGTTTACACGGAAGGCATGGGAAATCACCTCTCTCTGAGTCATTGGTTTGGAAAACACCTTCAAAGGGTATATtgctttctgaatttttttcaatAGGAACTGTTGAACTCTTCTTCTGCAATCGAAATTGACATTATCAAATATTGTTTTAAGGTTATGTACCCAGCATGAATACACAAGCTTCTCACCAATCAGCGTTTAAGATATTCCGGTATGACTTCCAGATTtgaatttaaaagtaattatttttgtctaattAGAAATTTGAACATAGATATAGAAAATGTGATTGGTTCTTCCACAATGGACCATTGACATACTTTTTTTTGGGTTTTAAGGTTCTGTATTCAACATGAATACACAACTGCCTCCCAATTCTTTCTCTCCACTGTCAAATTTGACCAATCACAGTTTAAGATCATCTGGTATTCCTTCCAGATTTGAAGTGATGTGTCATTATTTCGGTCAACATTTGCATTTATAACCAAATTTAAATGTAAACTGTGTTTCTTTGTTGTTAGGTGAAGGTATCAAGATGAATGCACAAACATTTATAAACTATGTTTCTCTGTTTTTATGTTTCTTATTTCTATATTTGTTTAGTACTCGGTTTGTAATGGTGATTTTGGTTGAgatatttcttttgtttatttgtttcttGGATGGATTTTAGGGGTTTTACAGTCATCTCAATCTGGATGGTGTCCCTACGTTGAGGGGGATTGTTCTGGTGATTTCATGGCTTGTGTTTTATGTTTCGTGACTAAATCCATCTCAATCTACTTCTgactattttcaattttttatgagAGACTTAGGTTCATTGTTTTGCTTTTTAGGTGGTCTCCAGAGCTTTTAGTAATTGTTTTCACTAACATTCTATGTTTCAAGGTCAACCTTTAAACTTAGTATTATTGTTTTGTTAGGTTGTCGGCTGAATACGACCAATCAGGTTTATCAAACTCATACAAGGCCTCTCTCTGCTCTATCAAATCAgagtaaaaacaaaaacaacttCATCTCTTAAGATAGGTaagtttgataaaaatatactttattGGGTTTTAATCTGATGCTATTTTACTCTTAGGCTCTGTGCTCAATAAACTATCGCAGAATGGTGATGGTAATTTTCTATCTAAATTAAGTTATCAGCATTTGGAATGATCAAGGTGGCAAAATTAAAGTTGTATAAACTAATTAGACTGCTATGTTTTCTTTAGAGTCGATGTTTTTCCAGAATCAACAGGCCTCTGTGAATACCAAATCGCATGTCAGCTCTTTAACAAATCGGAGTATGAGATACCTAACCTTCATCTTCtcataatctttattctttgTTCCATAATGATACTCTGTGTTGGATAATTTTAAACTCTATTTCAGGCTCAATCTAAAATTTCTCCACGCAAACAATGGTGGTGTATTAGGTTGTCtatttaaaactatttaaatGTAGAAAGTCATTATGTCAAAAAAAACAGACCTCTGATAGTGGAATTAGGCTATATTCTCATGCAAAATTGTGATGGTTTGTTGTTGTTAGGTGGCCTATTTGGAACAAGGCACAGATCTTCTCTCAGTCCTATACGCCCGAAAGAGGCTTCATCGAACCGAAGTAAGatgctaatattaatattaatattggaaTTTCATCTTTGTTTTACTGTAATTCACCATTGTATTTCAATCCCTTCTATGTTTCAGGCCCTCTTTTCAATATCTTCCCCAAGTCTAATGATGGTCGATTAGGTGGTTAGTCAACATCTTATCAAATTGTTCCAGAACAGTATTTTATTTGTCCCCATTCTAATATGTTTATAAGTATCTATTTTAAAACTTATATGTGATTGTTTGGTGTTAGATACGGTGGTCCAAAGGAATCACCAATCTTTTCTCAATCCAAATCTTCCTCACACTGATTCATCAAATCACAGTATAAAGCTCCATCCTTTACATTCTTGATGACATATACTCAGTTTATAAGCTACTGTAGACtaactattattttttattttgctcgATAGGTTCTGTGTTATACAACTCTCCCCAGTTTACCTCCACTGGATCAAGTTGTTTGTCAAATATTTCACCCGAAGGCACTCTAATAAAGCAGGATAGCAACGGAACTGGAGGTTCAATGTTTTCTTCAATATTTTGGCATCTTCATATTATACTATAATTTACTTAAATAGACAATCTACTGATTCTTTGCATCTTTTGCTTCAATATTATGTATTCTTTGCCTCTTCCGTTTCAAATGTTCGCATAACTTACTGATTCTTTTCCAGGtcaaatgtttaatttttgTTCAAATGTTTGCAGGGTCTCTGTTCTGTTTTTGTTTTCCAGGCTTTCGAAATTTTGTACTATTCATTGTGCACATCTCTTAATTACTGTAACAGGAAAAGTTGCACTATAATCAAGTTCTGTCTCTTTCTCTTTGAAAATTTCCATCACATGTAACttgaaagaaaaacaattaaCGAGCTATGTTCAGATGAGTAAACCCTTTATTATATGCGCTTCTATTGATAGAGAAAAATCAATCCTTTACAAAGTGAAATTATTTCTTTGGGAGCAAATTTCATGCCGAATGAATGAAACATCCAATCCAGACAAACGTAGACTTAATACAGATTTGGGCCTCtgattggttctctcttgaacccttttttgtttaaaaaatctgTCAAAGCTGATGTAGAATTCTGCCAAATGTAGACTATTGATATTGTTTGAAATCTGCCAAATGTAGACTACTGATATTGTTTGAAATAAACTCTTTGCACCTAATGTTTTCAGCGGCCACCTATTCCATGCTGGAAGATTGGACTGGTATGGATAGAGAGAAAGCCAAGGAATACATAATAAGCTGTCAGGTAATCAAATTAATTATCAATAGTctttgcctttttttttttggctttcTACAGAAACAATGTAACAATATACTCCCTAATTATATGCCAGAgtgttttattttgatataaGTTGTTATATCTTCTCACAGTGACTCCCAGTCATATATGACAGTGGATTTGGGTTGGTTCCTGGTTCATAATCCCATGTTAGGTGGATTCTTTTATTTCTGTGATCCAGTTTATGATTCACCTTTATAGATTATGGTATGTTTAAAATTGATATGAAACTTCTGTTGGACATCATTATGTTCAGTTATTACTCAGTTATGAGTCACTATTTGGTGCTAATCAAGGAGCTCTTGGGTCACTCCAGATTGTTGATATGGTTGCACTTAAATTTTTTACTGTACTCAATACTTCAATTGCACCTCAAAGATGAATATAACAATGGTAAGTAAAATTTGGAAGATGGTCAGGTGAGTAAGTGTAGAACTTGAAGTTTGACAAAGTTTCTTaacaatatatcaaaataaaaggaagatggaatcaaTGACAACTTTAATATTCACAGCTTAGTTGCGGTATTGATGAGTTTGGGCTTTCACTTACATTAGGATTTAGGAAAAATTAGGAAACATAGGATGCTTAAATCTGATTCCACTCCCGTTTAAAACAAGAATGAAGTGAAAGATTTTTACTACATGCATGATGttcatctatatattttttaccaTTTACgtatctttaattttttatttttaccaagtgatatgtttttataaatttattttgttatggGTCACACATGAAaaaatgtaattatatatttaaaattaatcaattacaatatattaaatgaaattaacaattaataataaaataaaattgaaagggTACATATGAAGGTAATTACACATAATTTGATACATATctacatttaaaaattaagacaTTCATTGTGAGGAAAAAATACGATGCTATAAATTCTTTTGTTAAAGAAAGTAAATTTTagttatacatataataattataaatttgaatttttctttaatgttcttataatataatttcaatataattataattatagtttaGAGATTAGaatatattaacaaaaaaaagcaAATATACATTTCGAAAACGatcaaaaacaaacaaaaagtataaaattacaataatattgacataaattattttaagtataattgatttgtttatatatatgtatatatatattatataaatattaaaatgatacAAGATAAAACTCCAAattattttagatatattctcaaattttaaattaatatgttcTCAAATGTAGAGAGAGTAATGATATCAATTTGTGTGAATACTCCCATATCAGTGGACCTAATATTTGACACACTTTTTCAACATCACTATTTTCAATATTTCATGTCCCTTCCCCAGCAAGTTCACCTTTCCCTGTCAAATTTAACAAactttaatctttattgaacCTAAGAACAAGCGTAAAACATTGATAATAGAATTTAAATTTCCTATTTATCGAAAAAAGGTTTATCAAAAAATGATTTAacatacaaataaaatttatcaaaaataacttAGATATATGTTTAATAGTAAAAAGAACCATTTTtatacaatatttattattattttaatacaattaacttaaaaataaaaaaaaattaaaaatcttagATGATTAGCTTTCACCAAGAAAGCTAATAGAAAGAATAAAATGAGACCACTCTACTCTATACAGATGATGGACTAATAAAAAGAGAAGAGTTTGTttgtcataatattttttataagtttcaaataaattattatattcaacttaCAACTTCATTATTTGCAAGATATTATCgaaattttgtttttctgattataaacaaaatttgtcgattaaaatatataacattttaATTGACATAagtagtttttatatatttataaaaatttaaaaacaatgcGTAACGGGTATACAACtgtggatatttatttattaaatcgaaattataaatatcatatacatatttgtattagaaatttaattataaaataattgatgtacattaatgaataaatattaatttctaaTAAATAAGTTTCTATTAAAAGTTAATAATAACCTTtctatacataatatatttgtatactcaaaaaatatatgtatagttAGTAAGGATAGATTAATCTTTTctaataaaatcatttattgCAGTTGTATTAGATTTATAATCAATTTGTTTACAATGTATAAACCTATCTGCtacaaaatattcattttaataCCCATGCGTAGCGGGCAAAAATTACTAGTTATTGGTAACGGGTAGAAAGTGTTGGAAAATTGAAACAACGAaagattttttattaatgtttgatCAATAATTATGGCAAATTTAACGAGAATTATTAGGTTCGATTATGACGGTAGATTACGGTTTTGGTTTGTTTCTAATAATGGATATGTATTTTcggaatataatataaattatttatttttagaagaAAAATATAGCGAACACATcatattagtttaaaatttatataaatatagattaaaaatattttaatgataaataaGAATTGAACTCTGATATTAAAATTGAGAAATGAATAAGAATTGcttcaaaatatataagaaattatCATTAAAGTATCAGATGATGAGGCTCAAGAtgtcaaatttgaaattatttgttCAAAATTGCAGagctttatttttaaaataaaaataattcatttacaaattttttttttacttccgAGTCACAacctatatatttgtttttatttttacgcTTTAAGCGCATGTTATTATCAGTGGGGCTCTTgtttagggttaaaaatggggcgggttcgAGGCGGAGACTTCATTTCTCAGCCCCGTCCCCGCCCCATTCTCCGCgggaatttatttttaattcccATTCCCGCCCGACCGgggattttatataatttcgcCCCATCCCGCCGGCCGCCGCTATAATATTACActtaaataattactttaaaattgggtaattttttcttcagaatttaatagaaatatacgagacatgtatattaaaagtaaaaaactaaatataatagaaatcaaagagacatgttatacattgtaaaattatagttttgtgtattataaaatagtaatattaaatataataaatatattatattaaatatatttatattaaatatatgtggggcggggcggggcggggaatccccgcggggatttaacaaataccatacttgccccatattttgacggggtagaaaatcattccccgtcactacccgattccccatattagcgggaCGGATCTGTCCCATTCGGggcgggttccccattttccccaccccatttttaaccctactcTTGTCTTGAAGCTGGCTCCACCATGTTAATCATTAACAGGAATACATGCAATTATGCATACACATCAAAGGTTCAAAGGTTGTCTATGCACAACATCTAGACCGTAGCATCGTAATAATGTGAACAATTAGGAGtaattttttagttaattatttggATTAATGATATTTGCTTCACTATATGCCATTGAAATCTCTTAATGCCAGATATTTTGAATGATACAGGGTTTGCCGGTGACAGACACAAACTGGCACCAGTTATTCGATTCATTGCTAATGAACTCGATCAATCggaatcaatttttatattaattttattataattgcaATTTGCATTAGCAATTTATTTGCATAAAATGAAATctcttattaatttttatgaaatctcgtttaattttattcaaacaaatCATTCTTAATACTTCTCTTGAATTTCTTATGCTGATACTTCTCAGTTCTCGTATCTTTCCGTAAAGTGCGCAACATACTGTATTCATATGGTTGCATCTTGGCAAGTTGCTTACTTTAATCTTCCCTTAATTACAAAAAGATGTTGTACACAATCTGTACGTTGTGGGTTTACCGACTTAATGCCCTACCACTAATAAAAGATGGAATAGGAGTATaatattgttaaagaaaaacatTTTCAAACCACCAGCTAATATTATTAGGGAATAATTAAGGCTGAAGTCGTAGATTAGTCCTCTTTCTTGGATTATGTTGCATGACAACTAATATCCGTGCATTGTTTAGGTTTAATATTCGTCAACCGACTTTGTATTCATGGTGATACATGTACATATTACTCACTCCTTCTCattccaataattttgttacatGTTTTAATATTAACGTTTATTGGCCAAAcgattttcatgatttataatataaatatgttagactttcaataaaatgaacaaaaactcagtaatattattatataatcaatacaTGATATGATAACgacatatcatatttaatatttttaatatatgtgatttttacaaaataaattattaaaatgagaaggagggagtataagaTCATGTGTTGtgtttaatatttattgaattacATCGGATATGTACACAAAACTAATGACCAACAAAATCCtgatttaatgattttttttcatttccttGGAAGATATTGAGCATCGAATCTTGTCAAATACACTAcgatatgtatttatatttaattatgaggAGAAAAATACAACTTTTTATTCAAACACAAAAATTAAACTTAATTTCAATTGTAACTAACTTCTCTTTTataagtaaatttttttttcttaattaagtCAAACTATCCCATTATTCAGAAAAACTTTTGATATTATCAAACAAATTCTCATAAGTATTTGACAaggaatttaaatatttaatgacattatTTGAAATCAAGAAAGACATGAAACCTTGGTGTAGAACAATTATGTCGGAACGGagtctaaatttaaaaaacgatcataaatagaatatattcaCCTCTCgtcacaattatatttatattaatttttttttgaagaaaagaaaataattcattaaataatagccatacggcatctacaagaatgatcgaatcgaacaaacatagaaaaaattaacatgcctgtcttcatagccaagatgagacaaataagcgatgttgaaattgacgatggtacatgtatagatccttgctatgtgttcaccatctttttcaaaaactccgtttgagctatcaaccacaaatgcaatttcCGAAAGCTTTTATCGATGAatccaaaccaactctcacaaaagaggagagaaaatcacacactctcaccagggagagaaatcaaactataatcaaaataaactagagaaaatccaactaaaaactaaagcaattagatctgcaccacgacACGTAAGAGATAATCGATCCACCCACAAATCCGAAAAGCCCTCTGGAagcgaataagaacgaaaatcaAAAGTTCcggtgatatagatctaagaaaCTTTccctcttgaagaaggagatttattaggaaaatCAATGGAAGAAGCAAGAACAATAAaaactagcaatcaaacggaaagatttggggctttccaccggaaaaccgatggaagccccgtcgAGAATGAAAAGAGGGAGGCGGctagagaaaagagagaaaaagaaaattagggttttgttcGGCTCCgactttcatattaattaaaaaatagaaaaaatatatttacagaGTGTCGGTGTGTGCTTTACTTAGAGTAATATCACGTGGATAGATGACAAAGTGGGACCCTAGGTAAGTGTCGGTTGCAAATTTCTCGCACTTGGACAGCCTGGCGAGACCCTTTTGTGCCGTTGTAATCGACCCCACCACCGTCCACGTCAgcatcactaaaatataatcTCCGCACACTTCCAATTTTCAACCACCTGATTACATTTATGTTCTTTCTCTACTTCATTTGCAATCCCCCGACAGAATATTGAGGTTGTTtcgttaaatttaaaataataatttatattatttaaaatattcctTATATTTCAGTTTAGAAGTTTATCGAAGGAATTTCTCGGAATCAACATGATATTGCACGAAAAGGAAACAAATGTAAACTCAAGTCTATTTGCATATTACTGATATTAGAGATGATGAATTGGATTGAATAGAAACAAACTCACGGCAAACGGCAATAGAGGCCACCATGTCCGGAGTTGGGTCTCGCACTCGCTAGCTAGATATCTTATTTATGATCCCAGCGGTCTTGCATGAGACAGAACCAGAAGAACTTAACTAAAGAAGGCCCGTTTAAGAAGTACTTCCGGCCCACAGTTGACGCAATACTCATTTAGTCATTTGTACAAGCACAAGCTACTCATAGAAAGGCCGGCATGATTCGTGACAAAAGCCGGGTCGAATTTTATTAGACACAGGtgtgaatttaattaaataattcgaTCTCGAAGTCGACCGAATTTCGGAAGCTCAAGTTTTGACTAGAAAGTTtgataaattcaaaatcaattaGAGTCAAATACTTGAATAATTCGGATGAACTTGGCTCAGCTGCACATCCTGATTCAAATATGTTACACGACGAATTTGAGTAATTTAAAACCATAAGaagaacatatattataaatcaacatTTTATAAGAACATTAATGCATTTCGAGTAGTGAAAAAACTTACATCAAAATGCGTGTGActaaatgaatataattatttgacgACAATTTTTCACGAGAGACATCAAATTTTTCCTGCAACATTCTTTTTCCTAAAGAACATGAATTTTTACTTCAATTTTTTTCCCGAAAAGCAACGGTAGGGTGAGATGAGTTTTGTGGATAAGTTTACTTTGAGCCTGCATGCAATCACCGTCTCCTTCACACATGTTACACACTTACACTTGCCCTTCTTTTGGGGAAACTTTCATACTGTTGTTGCTTCCGATTTAGAAAGTGCTAAGATCACGTATAGCTACCAATTCCGTGTAAGTCGTTACGGCAGGATGTTTTGCTGATAACGAATGTGACCGGACACCGACATAAATAGAAAAAATCTGTCTGTCAAGAAACAAAacgatatattttataaaaatttctaaatcTAAACAAATATATGTCGAAGTCAgccataaataatatttttaacaaggTTGTccagtttaatttttttacaatataCTTTCTTCAGTAATTATAATACTATCGTCAATCTcattaaactccaacaattgtcCAGCATCGTGaattataaaacaaattaagttgcatttctaaatttttataatatgatttagaAATCCGAATCTTCTCTATCAACCATATTTTAAGAGCCAACTTAATAATAGTTGTTACATTATTCTTCTACAGgtaaataatatttaacaacaatttgaataaacaaaatatataaatacaacaaaaatctgagaaaaataaataaagaaaagacCTATTCACTGACTTTAGCAGTACCACCAACTTTTAAGCTATTTAAAAAAGTGGCCCCGCTACCTTTGCCTCCCACCAGCTCCACTCCCCATTTGATGAAACCCACCTCCACCGTACACGTGTCCCTgattattattatgattattattattaccacTGTTATTCatgttaatattaatattcCCACCgccaatattattattataatgacTCTGATACTGAAAGCCGCTCGTGTGGGCCCCAACACTCGCCGGACTCTGCAAACCGCCGGAGCCGGAATCTCCGCCGGCGATGTTCGTTTTCTCGCCCTCCATCTCTCTGTACTTGGCGAGGTACACTTTGAGCGGCTCCACGTACTCTTCGAAGCCTAGCGTCGTCATCGCCCAGAGCAAATCGTCGCCGTTGATCGTCTTCCGCTTTTCTCGCTGGCACTTGTCGGAGGCCTCGCCGGTGACGAAGCTGATGAACTCCGAGACGCATTCCTGCACCGTCTCCTTCGCGTCCTTCGAGATTTTCGCGTTCGCCGGCAGCGCCTTCTTCATAATCCGGCTCACGTTAGCGATCGGCAAGAACCGGTCTTGCTCCCGCGCCGACATCATCTCGCCGCCGTTGTGTCCGCCGGACTCGTTATCGGAATCCGCCATGTCCGGCCCGAATTTCTCGCGCGGATTTGGCGGGAAAATATCGAAATTAGGGTTTCGATTTGGGGGTTTTATCTGAGAGAAGATTTGTGAGTGTGTGTTTTTTTGGGCCTCGGGAGTGGTGATTTTATGTGTCATTGATGGGTAATGTTATCCTGTGTCCTGACACGTGGAATGGTTAATGGCCGTTTATTTGTCAGTAGATAATGATGACCTGGAGATATCGTGGCGGTTGGGTTTGTGAGTAGGATGAATGGTTGGATTCAGTGTAGAGCTGTAACTCGAGTCTGCTCACGAGCTTGTCCgactcgaactcgtttaactgGGCTCGGTTTGTCTTGACTTGTTAAACGAGCTGAATTCAGGCAAAGGTTCCGACTCGTTTAATTAAGTGAGCCGGCTCGACTTTACTCGTGAAAGAAACGGGACGAGTTCGGGTAAAGGTTTAGACTCGATTAAGTATAAAATCATACGAGTTGGCTCGCTCtactcgttaaaaccggctcgactcgactcgtgaaattaaacgagtcgagttcggacAAATATTTAAGTTCGATTAGTTAAACAAACCGACTCAACTCGTTTAAACTTCGCTTAAATTAGATTTGGTTCAAACTCGGCCAGCTCACTTGATTGAGTGGAGGGGGAGGCCCTGGGTCAGTCCAAAGTCAATGTGGGTGTTACTGCAAGTCGAATCtgatttttctaatttactTTCTAGATTCACTGTTAGTAACGCACTCTCTGTGATGCTTACCGGCTAGGCGGCTTTCAATGGGGCGGTTCTTCTGTCACAACTCACAACGTTGTATTGATGTGGACCGATTTGGTATCCCGAAATATAAATCGAGTCGAGTGTTATTTTACTCGAATTAAAGTTTTTAATTGTCTCTTTGTTCATTATTTGATTGAAAATATCGAAATCAATTTTGCTTATGACTATgaataaacatttgaaataCTGAAGTTGGTCGAATGacatattttgatatataaaaaatgattgaTTTAAATGGAATTTAAATTCTcgatattcaaatattaatacaaaatagaTATTTTGAAATGGtaaatcaaatcatataattttaaatttaatattaaaataaaataaatgagtaATAATTTAAGTGGGGACTTTATTAGTAAATGAGAATAGCCTTTAAAAACCTAGTAATCACATTACATTAGTGCTGTTTGAATGACCATTTTAATACATAGGCCTCCTAGTGCATCAACAAATGAAAATGACCAAAGCAATTCTGCTATGAATGGCATCCAATGTGTAAAAGTGAACAGCTTAAAGCACTAGCCATGACATGATCGTATTGTTACCAAGACCAAGTAATCAAGCATGACTGATGTATTCGGGAAAATATGATGCCAATTTACTTTAGCACTGAAAGTTATGTATTAACAACAATAATTTAAACTTTCATTTGGCTAGTCGAACACAAAAACTTGAAACAAGAGAACACATTCAACCAAAAGTCCAAAACCGTGCACTTTCGATTTCTCGACCTCTTGTTACCGGGAGAAGAGTGATTTCCATATGACGGGGATATGGAACGAGAATGTAGATGGTACTATTACCGAATTATGCTTTGATTTCGAACCTCGGACACATGATGGATCCCATGGAAATATCGATTTCGATCAAATTCTCTTCATTGAATTCTGCCAAGAGCTCCATTAGGCCATGCTGCTTGAACATTGCTTCTGCTGACAAAGGTGGTAACTTGAATTCAGGACTACTAACATACTGACCACTTGGAAGAGCTATTTCAATCAAACTCTCCTCATCCGATATCGAACCATCGGTTAATTCCTGGCTCCTGGAGTAGTCATAAGGCGAATCGAGATCGAGATCAGAGTCCTCAGCACTTGTGGA
Coding sequences:
- the LOC108223571 gene encoding uncharacterized protein LOC108223571, which codes for MFQGSVLNKLSQNGDDCYVFFRVDVFPESTGLCEYQIACQLFNKSELNLKFLHANNGGVLGGLFGTRHRSSLSPIRPKEASSNRSPLFNIFPKSNDGRLGDTVVQRNHQSFLNPNLPHTDSSNHSSVLYNSPQFTSTGSSCLSNISPEGTLIKQDSNGTGAATYSMLEDWTGMDREKAKEYIISCQ
- the LOC108220679 gene encoding nuclear transcription factor Y subunit B-3 — its product is MADSDNESGGHNGGEMMSAREQDRFLPIANVSRIMKKALPANAKISKDAKETVQECVSEFISFVTGEASDKCQREKRKTINGDDLLWAMTTLGFEEYVEPLKVYLAKYREMEGEKTNIAGGDSGSGGLQSPASVGAHTSGFQYQSHYNNNIGGGNININMNNSGNNNNHNNNQGHVYGGGGFHQMGSGAGGRQR